TCTGATTTTGAACAGTGGCTGGATTCATCTTGACAACAGTATTATTAAAAAGGTAGCACTAATAAGTAAAATTATAAAGTCCATCTCTTTAATGTTCTCAAACTCGTTCAACAACCTTGAAAGAATTCATTTGAGATGTTTTCTTAATATCTTTTACGATGTGCTGAAAACATGCAGCTAATggttaaaataaagtgtggaaATACATATTGTTTTATTGCAGTTAACCCTGGCTGTCTTAGTTATTAGGCTAAGTTATTAGGCTGGTCAGTCATCTGGCATGCGTTACACTTTAACAGTttacatattatacctttacTCTCTATATGTGTCACATCTGATactattaaaataatacaaaagaaGGTGTTATCGTACCTTTGGTGGGTCTTGAATGACTTTGGGTCTGTTGTATATGTTGGAATATGTGCCTGgagaaaacatcaaaataagATTAACGCATATTATATCTACAGAATACAGACAAATTATTACTCTCAGGTTCTCATGCTTCTCACCCCAAAATATTGGACATTAACACACTGGAATAAGGTCATTTCAGAACCTacaaaatttgattttattctCTTAAAATCTGATCTGAAACATCTCATCTATGAAAGATactgtaaagacaaaaacacatcatctttcaaacttacaaaaaaatgtttcagaggTGATACTGTATGACTATTTTCTCAACAAAagaaaccacaatattttttttaaatctataacACTCTATATTTGACTTTAATTTACTCTGGTCGAGAGCATTTAAGTCCTGGACTTAATACACACCACttctgacatcacaatactttTAACTGGTGCTTTATTACCGCAGGAGTTTCTGACATGGAGGCAAAATGACACCCATGGGTCCAACTGGTCGTGGTGCTTTTTCTTATCAACCATTGACCAAATAAGCTTTACTGCATCACATGGAGGAGATAAGATTTTAACCTTCGGCTCCCTGTGAAACACTTAAAGGTCTCAGCCAACAGGTAAATACAGTGTACTATACTGTAACAATCAGAGCTGAGACAGAGTGTGgattagggttgggtcggttctcggtaataccaattcggttcggtacttttttgagaccgaccggaccgcatactcgggcggaacgtacgtgGAGCAGACTCCGCGGAGGAccgcccggtaaaagtggatgtccgcaagccctgtgcgcgcaaagcacgaccgcACGGACTCCGCTCCAAATgactgttcggcatgtatttttcacatcgcggggatttttcacagacatttttacacggagtccgctccgcttatggtacgcccgagtctgtgggCACCNGTTTGCACTGactgagtaagctgcaaaatttatttgtaaggaataaaagaaacaacttgttactgtcactctgttgtcctaagatcgttttttattttaaatgagtcaactgcgcccccaagtggcaaaaatccggtattaccgacttgatgcgtttttgttttgttttttacaaaaaccagaccgtttttttcctcattccgacccaaccctaatgtGGATCTTGGGAGTTTCATCACAGAAGACGTCCACACTGTCATTGAAAGTTGAGTGAGAATTATAGCGCTCAATAAACCCGACAATCCTCATTGTTACTGTTCATAAACTTTTCACTGACTGTTCTGGGGTCGTCTCTGGTGTGTCACAACTTCCTCCGAACTAATAATTTGTCACTGAATGTCACTGAGGAGAAATTTCCAGTTCTCAAATGGCTGCCAGATTTTGTCTTACTGTGATTAGCTCTGAGTTCTAAACATTTGGATCTAAACGTTGCATCACATCTGCAAAGTGGAAATTAGACTTACTGATGATTGTTTCACAGTCCCACTTCTCTTCTGGAGCCTTGATAACAACCGTTTccatctcttcttcctcctcatcatcctcatcctcctcctttaGGACAGGAAGTTCTTTGGGACCCAAATCATCAGGCCTCAGGGAtctaaagcacaaacacaagtTAGTCAGCCAGATGAtttacagcaacaacaatgtGATGCAACAGTCATCGTCCACCAGATGATTTTAAGAAAACTTTCCATCACAACAAATGACTGAATCAGATGAAGAATAAACAAAGTGTACTCACTCCTTCTCTTTCTGTATGAAATAGTCTTTGATAACTTCTTCCAGGCGAGCGCTGTCGGGCTGGATGAAGCCCTCCAGCTCAGCGTTGTCCAGAGCGCCGATCTCATCGTCATCGAACTGTTCgtaaaactaaaacaacagACAGAGGTTGTGTTCacatcaacagacagagcactgAAGATGTTAACAGAGAAACACATAAGAGAAGTTTGGTCACCAGATTCAATATGGAGGACATGCCCAGTAGATTCTCTGCCCACCTGAATCCAGCCAGGCTGTAACTTCTCATTATTGCCTCCGGGCTTGAATCAGGTCGGGTTCTTGCCCATTTAGCGAGGTGCAATAAAATTGGCACATCTTATATGTAAATGGCAGGAACTTTATTAGACTACTGACACGTCATATAGTAATATAGTGGACGATAACAAGAGCAAGAGGGTCTGCAATGTGACTTGGTTGGTTGGCAGTAGGGATGCGCGAGATTAGTCGTCTGAACGATTAAACATCCGCCCcctcgctagtcggcaccaAAAATATTATGTACAAggccgcttaactgtcatgcagccgcctgccactagtgggtgctacagagtggtcagacagcagtccccctcccgcGGTAATGCTccagtagactggagttttaaattGGAGCAATGTCCTCTCACAAAACCAGCGCGGTGTGGCAGCACTTTGATCTAGAACAtgaattcagcagcagtgaatttttttgttgttgttatatatatatgttgtatatgttatattatttgttaactttaagtgagttgtcagataatgtgcaggtTCACATTCATACTGCACGCAGCAACAtgcctctcatttcagctgaaatttaattataatttacatgttgttttgttaactttaaagtgaagtgcatcatttctgtcagattatctgcaaggttcaatgtgccccacatttcagaggcagtttatttattttagatgttattttaatggttaacttttgactgagttgccgtcatgttcacattcataccgcGCGGAgcaaagtgtctcgtacttcagcggcatttaaaatccaacatggttgttgaagattgtgattaaaggcttcaaagggctctgAATGCACATaatattttttgggacaatgtttcaaatacttaacaataaattgtgcaaaatttttgactgttttctgagtgttttcttttgttaaactagtcgactagtcttaattaaaatttccgtttagtcgacagggaaattagtcgccaggaacatccctcGTTGGCAGAGTTTCCTTCTGCCTCCCCAGCAGTGGGACAGATGTGTGTAACATGCAGCATAGAGCAGTGATTATAATGCTCGTGCAACATCGCCATTGTTTGCCTCGTGGCTAGATGTACCAAGGGGCACAGCCCGCTCTGCTGAACCTGTCATGTGCAAGACAGACGACAAAtaaaaggaagagaagaaggagaagtggTGCAAGGAAACACATCAGCCCTTAGGTTGTAGTTAGTATATGCTTTGAAATCTAAAAATAGATTATATATGTCTTTTACAACAGAAATTTGGGTTTTAATAAGGCTCggcccaaaactgctgccgTGGATCAGGCTTGGGACGGGCCTGATTTTTTTAGGCCCGATCAGTAGGGGTttgccatatcatctcattcCTGATAATAACggtatcatttttaatatcatgtgaaaaattcatattgtgatactcacgatgttacccacggcaacaacaagcatggctgaaagcaaaattaccGACTCTGCAGTGGTTTCAAAAAGAGGAGTGgtttcagtagtgtggaatacaCTGacactgtggcgtcctgaatgttttatgaacagcccaagacttctcagactcttttagggacttaccgctcagagggaactcagcaAAAAACCTCCATCTATGTGATAgcgtgatagttgtggtatcataacagcgtgtcacaggttacagcgtgatgattagaggagaaatggcagagcataaaggtccaggtggaaaaaaaacaactcaatcatttggCATTTTACTAACAGAAGGAAACCACCTgctgatttatatatatatagatcccaggggacattttttgtatttgggagctgtttaaatgtggaATTAGTGGTAGATTtgattttgttgaactattaatattgtaacagaatctgaatctcactctgagttactgttgttgttcacaaactaaagaaattagatcatttttctttagtttttactgaagatTTGAAGGAAACTGTGAAACTATGTCACTGATTTTTttgcaattctatgttcttaaattaataatatatatatatatatatttaattatgtaatattattttagggctaTATGTCGCACCCCTAATGACCAGAACTCTAATGCATACATATTTTCCCATGATACCACCCTCATCACCCCAGGTGGCAAAACAAATCGGTTATGTCAGCTGTGAATGGGCGGAGGTGTGATACCagacaataaaacatgagcatATCTCACATATGGTCTTAAATTACATAGTTTTATCTTGTAAAACCACAGACATGGTCAGTTTAAATAATATAACCTGTAGTACGTGTTATTTTATTCAGTACATTATGTGATTTAATATTGTGTCATTAGGTTTTGTTTTCTGAATTCATTGTGAGTCTGTTTGTGCAGCTGGTTGCACAACAGCTCTCATGATGTGAATTCCTGACGGCTGATGCTGCTCTCTTGCAAGCAAGTTTGTCACTCAGGGGGAGTAACCATGTCAACTTCTGTGCACAGAGGCATCACGTAATTAAGACAAAGAAGgctgcacagtggtgcagtgttttgcatgttctccctgtgtcagtgtgggtttcctccaggtgctccagcttcctcccacagtccaaagacatgcaggttaattggtgactctaaattgtccgtaggtgtgaatgtgagtgtgaatggttgtctgtctctatgtgtcagccctgtgatagtctggtgacctgtccagggtgaaccctgcctctcacccagtgtcagctgggataggctccaggcccCCCCCGGGACCCCCCAACAAGATAAGCAGTTacgaaaaatgaaaatgactgaatgaatgtgcAGGATaaaggtgctcaaagtgcaaaaaaatcatcatctgataagtaactaaagctgtcagacaaatgtagtggagtagaaagtaaaatatttccctctgagatgtagtggagtagaagtatgaaGTAGCATAAAGAACAAGTACCTTGAATTGGAACTTAactacagtacttgagtaaatgtacttagttacattccaccactgtctGACTGtgtatgaaaatgtgttttaaaaaaacaaacaaaaaaaacaaagagtaaGCCCTGACCTTTTCGAAGCGGTCGTCGAGCAGGGTGAGCTGCTCGTTCCTCCTCATCACAGACGACGTCAGCGAGTACTCTGTGAATCGACTCCTCGTCTCCTCGTCCATAAACAGAAACTCTCGACCGCGGCCTTCCATATCCTCATCGCCCGAAAACCCGCCCTCTGAGTCAAAGTCACCTTCCTCGTCTGTGTCCTCccactcatcatcatcatcatcatcatcttcttcatcacctctgtcacacacacacaggaaatcaCAAACCATCAGAAACGTCAGAAAACTCGAACCaccacttttaaaaaacaagtttaacGAAATCATGACACCAACCACTGAGGAATTACGAGACCAATTTTCGTCTTTCGTTTCTTACTCTATGTCCGCTGCTCTGCTTGCAGAGTTTGCTTTGATGATGAAGTCATCGTCCAGCAGGTTGTCAGGGTCGTCGTAGTTGAAATCTTCGTCAAGAGCAGCCACAATGTCGGGATCCATGTCCAGCCGTGGTCCTGAAgggaaacacacaaaacaatgagGAAGAAGACACAAACAAGATCCGATCCGATTTTAAATCCgataattatttaatttttactgTGCTTAATCTGAACGATTATATTTACATTGCTCTACTTCTGAAACTACACAAGGTCAAATCCATCCGTGTTGTCTCAGTTCCTGCTGACCACCAGCAGAAGCTGAGCTGCTGCTTACCTGAGATAGGAGCAGCTTTGTTCAGAAgtcccacctcctcctcaaaCTCTGAGGCAAACACTGACGAGGGCAAGTTGATGGTAGAGGCCTGTTcatcaaacaaaacagaaatcattCCAGATCATTACAATGTATGGATGAACATGGGCGGCATCTGGAGATAACAGCAGCCGCCGTCTGACCATaaaacataaagagagacataaatgacacaaaaactcatGTCCTGTGAGCTTGACACAGTTTTTTTATATTCCATCAACAAACGCAGCATGATAATTTGAAATGCCAGAACTTTTCTTAGATGTAAAATTGAGGTCAAAGTTCCTCAAACCCATTTCAGCTCtgggaaaaacatttttctataATTTTTCAGGATTTTTAAGACTGAGGTCAACTCCGAGTCAACTTACAGGAATGGCCTTGTCTGTGACTGTGGCgccctcctcctcgtcttcctcgTCTCCATCATGGAGATGAATCAGGCTCCTGTCTGCGTGTGAGGGGCCGGCTGCCACCAGCTCAGACGGGACCGACGCTTCCCTCAGGTGTTGTAGGTAGTCGTAGTCATCGTCGAAGAAAACTCCAAACTGCCTCTGCTCTTCGCGCCTCTTCTCTACGTCTGCCTGAAAAATATCAGAAACACAATAATGGTATCACCTTATCTGACATTAATATTTCCAAAATGATGTGACGTTTGTGTCACTTGTTTGGTCAAATCAAAGTGACTGCAGAATAAATCTGAGCAGCTGAATGATTTTACCAAGATAGAAAAGGAAGagcaacaacacaaaacaagccAGTTTCTTAAAAAATCTTCAAGAAGTACATTTCTCTCAAGCTGAACTGCTCACAACTCACATACATATCCAACCTGTGACCAGTGGCTGCAAGTTTTTTGTTACTATTCTTTTAAGGGCTACAAGAGAAAAAGGTTATGAACCACAGACGACAAATCATGTCTGTACCTTGGCGGCAGGCAGGAGGACGTGTTGTGGGGCTTTTTCATCTGCAGCCAGCGGGTCCCTCTGACTCCTGTGGACGAGGTGAAAGGTCACAGCCTTCTTCTTTTCAATGAACGACTTCTTCTTTCGATGAGGCtggaagacacaaacacagcagtgaaTGGTTGTGATTGCTGGTGATGATACAACAGTAAAGTCTTTGAGGTTTAATCCCCAAAGacaacattattattttcctCTCACAAGTGCCCACGAGCAAAGAGAGAGCTAACAGATGCAGTGGGGCTTCTCAGCAGTTTGATAGTACATGTTCTCGCTGAGGATGGCAGTAATTTTTACTGACAACCTTCATTTTGAGATGGCCTGGGTGCAATAATGAGGCATTAAGTGAAATATCATGAATATAATCATCACCTGGATTAACAATGCACACCTACACTTACCTACACCTTACAGCTCACATGATACATATCTATTTACAACCCAGCAGGATTGTTGCTACTTGTTAATATTTATTATCCAcactgttttgttgtgtgtttcttttgggCCACTGCATATATTGTAAATACTTTGGCTTATACCTCactgttatttttatatttgaagTATTTTTCTCTGCACCTTTTCCTACTTTGTATTGCAAAATGCTGCCCAGCAATTTCCCTGGGgataaatacatttctttttatcttATCTGTGTTTTGAAATTGAATCGTTGCTCAtgttattaaaggtccagtgtgtaagatttagggggatatactggcagaaatggagcaTTATATAGTAAGTTCATCTTCTTTCATGTATAATAACCCCCAAATAAAAGtcgttgtgtgtttgttatgaTATAATGAGCTGTTAATGTCTACACAGGGAGCGGGACCTCTCccacggagtccgccatgttgcactgccatgtttctacagtagccataaatggacaaaccaaacactggctcaagataGTGGCATTTGCATTTATGCGTCGGCCACAGTAGCTAGCAGCCTCTCCACCAAAatatcaatcttttttttttttgtgtaactgtttcattcagtgttttttccgGATGAAATCACCTAGGCTTTGCTCTCACCGCTAGATGCAactaaatcctcctaaatctcAGAATAGAATAGAGAATAGAagagaaagaactttatttatctctGAAGGGAAATTCAACTGTCcagcagtttataaaaaaaaacaacaaacacatttcccctcatcaacaacacagtgatattaaaatagacataaaataaaataaattaaaataatgcatAAATTAGGAATCAAattacaattaaattaaaatgtagttAGTGgctgatgtgatgtgtgtgtgtgtgtgactggatttaGGAGGTGTTTAACAGTCTTACactctgtccctttaagaattCACTTAAATTCTTGTATGGGCATCTGTGTATCCCCAAATATCCCAACAAGTTGTCTTTCAATCTTTGTCTTACATGAACCAAATAACTTTAACACTTGTCAAACGACAGGCTATGTAAAATAACTTTAGGCTCTTCTGAGTGTCTGGTAATATCATTTTCAAACATGTCTCTTCCACTGTAGAGAAAAGGACAGCTGAGTTATCTTGCTACAAACACAACAACGAAAGTGGGCTACAACTTTCTGAATATAATTATGTAACTAGAATACAAACGGCGGTTGTTTAACGGCGTTGTTTTTCACCAGCACAGTGTTTTCTGATGGATGCACACCAGTGACGTTAGCATCTGTTAGCTAACAAGGTTAGCTTCGGTTAGAAATGTCAGCTCACCATTTTGTGACGGGATCTCTGTCGGTTTTCTTTTCAACTGGTCCGGTTTAAAGATGCTCTAACCCCAAACTACGGGTAGCTGTTAACACAAATAACCGTTTAAATTCGGAAGCTGTTATCGGTGTTGTTGTTTATCCACGTTGGATTCTTCTTcaccatgctgctgctgccattacTGGAAAGAACCATCATGAGGAACAACGGGGGAGTTGAAAGCGATGTTAATGTGATTTAATATGATGAGCTCGCGATATAAATTTGGGTTCTTTTTAGTGATTTATAAATTTATCAAAAATCGAAACACGTGTTTGTAATACTAAAGTCAATTGTGTCGTTGTAGAGTGTGGTTGTATTCCCTCTACAATATGCATTGGTGGTACAGTCCAGAGTCTGTGTGTAATGCAAGTTGGAGAATCAGTTTATAAGCGCATTACCGCCACCTGCCGGACTGGGAGGGCAGCAGCGGGCTGACAGCTGCTGggaagaaatgaaaaataatcagttttatttatttatttatttatttattgaaatgACAGAAGAATATTAACATTATATACAGAGAGAACTCATATACACAGAgaaaaaatcacagaaaaaaataaagtaatataaaTTAACTTAGGTCAGCAAACTCTGTCTTCATTTAAAACCTTTCTCAAAACATACTTTTACAGTAAGAGTATTTACGGTAAATCTGTTGTGTGACTAGTTTTATTCCTTCTTTTATcagtttcattatttatttatttttatcacacaCTGATTTATCTGGTCAGAGTGTGAAATAATACGAAGAAATAATTAGACATCATGAATTCAATAAATGATAGTTTCCTTTTTCAGTTGTCTAAGGATAACAAGCTCTTTTATAACATATATTTTGGAGCTCCATATCTGTACACTACTGCGATATCTGAAGGAGTACTGCggcaatgttttgttttgtaaaaagcaaataacagttaatttaatttaaagagaTTAAATGGTGA
The window above is part of the Epinephelus moara isolate mb chromosome 5, YSFRI_EMoa_1.0, whole genome shotgun sequence genome. Proteins encoded here:
- the ltv1 gene encoding protein LTV1 homolog → MPHRKKKSFIEKKKAVTFHLVHRSQRDPLAADEKAPQHVLLPAAKADVEKRREEQRQFGVFFDDDYDYLQHLREASVPSELVAAGPSHADRSLIHLHDGDEEDEEEGATVTDKAIPASTINLPSSVFASEFEEEVGLLNKAAPISGPRLDMDPDIVAALDEDFNYDDPDNLLDDDFIIKANSASRAADIEGDEEDDDDDDDEWEDTDEEGDFDSEGGFSGDEDMEGRGREFLFMDEETRSRFTEYSLTSSVMRRNEQLTLLDDRFEKFYEQFDDDEIGALDNAELEGFIQPDSARLEEVIKDYFIQKEKESLRPDDLGPKELPVLKEEDEDDEEEEEMETVVIKAPEEKWDCETIISTYSNIYNRPKVIQDPPKTKPIRVSSKMGIPLDILPAKGMTAKQAERMTRINDSDLPRVSTQQRNKEESKEERKARKQAIKEERKERRMEKKANKTAFKEEKVRQEKQMLNLRTNVQGLKL